A genomic segment from Bacillus cereus G9842 encodes:
- the spoVAD gene encoding stage V sporulation protein AD yields MRLTGKQTWVFQNDIYVNATGTAVGPKEAEGPLGKDFDISYDDLHCGEENWELAERRLMSDSIQQAVQKGNIKTSQIDFFLAGDLLNQTVTANYVARKWGIPFLGMFSACATSMETLAVGSAFIDGGFANRVLATVSSHNATAERQFRYPTEYGGQKPGTANSTVTGAGSILISNEKSAIKITAATIGKVQDLGITNPLDMGAAMAPAAAHTIQQHFEDLRRSADDYDLIVTGDLSAVGTPIAKQLLLEEGYDLGHIYNDCGLMIYESSQEEVFAGGSGCACSAVVTYGHLLHEMQKGNLQRIFVVATGALLSPMMMQQKETIPTIAHGVVFERVKGE; encoded by the coding sequence ATGAGGTTGACCGGAAAACAAACGTGGGTATTTCAAAATGATATATATGTGAATGCAACGGGTACTGCTGTCGGTCCGAAAGAAGCTGAGGGCCCTCTTGGAAAAGATTTTGATATTTCATACGATGACTTGCATTGTGGAGAGGAAAATTGGGAGCTCGCCGAACGAAGATTAATGTCAGACTCAATTCAACAAGCAGTGCAAAAAGGGAATATAAAAACATCGCAAATTGATTTCTTTTTAGCGGGAGATTTATTAAATCAAACAGTGACAGCAAATTATGTTGCGCGTAAGTGGGGCATTCCTTTTTTAGGAATGTTTAGCGCTTGTGCGACGTCTATGGAGACTTTAGCAGTTGGCTCAGCTTTTATAGACGGTGGATTTGCAAATCGTGTCTTAGCTACAGTAAGTAGTCATAATGCAACGGCTGAAAGACAATTTCGCTATCCAACAGAGTATGGTGGGCAAAAGCCAGGGACAGCAAATTCAACTGTGACTGGTGCAGGATCTATATTAATTAGCAATGAAAAAAGTGCGATTAAAATTACGGCGGCTACAATCGGAAAAGTGCAAGATTTAGGAATCACAAATCCTTTGGATATGGGGGCAGCGATGGCTCCAGCAGCAGCTCATACAATTCAACAGCATTTTGAAGATTTAAGAAGAAGTGCCGATGATTATGATTTAATTGTTACGGGTGATTTATCAGCTGTTGGGACGCCGATTGCAAAACAACTTTTACTTGAGGAAGGTTACGATCTTGGGCATATATACAATGATTGCGGATTGATGATTTATGAATCAAGTCAAGAAGAAGTGTTTGCAGGTGGTAGTGGTTGCGCTTGTTCAGCAGTTGTCACATATGGCCATTTATTACACGAGATGCAAAAAGGGAATTTACAACGAATTTTTGTCGTTGC
- the spoVAC gene encoding stage V sporulation protein AC, giving the protein MTSQKLKDDYINKVKEYHPKPNYLLNCIKAFLVGGLICTVGEVLMKFYIHYFHFSEQEAGNPTVATLVLLSAILTGCGVYDKIGQFAGAGSAVPVTGFANSMASAALEHKSEGIVLGIATNMFKLAGSVIVFGVVGAYIIGLIRYTFKVFMS; this is encoded by the coding sequence ATGACAAGTCAGAAATTGAAGGATGATTACATAAATAAAGTGAAGGAGTATCATCCAAAGCCAAACTATTTACTAAATTGTATCAAAGCATTTCTTGTAGGTGGACTCATTTGTACAGTTGGAGAAGTATTGATGAAATTTTATATACATTATTTTCACTTCAGTGAACAAGAGGCAGGAAACCCAACTGTTGCAACGCTTGTTTTATTATCCGCGATTTTAACAGGATGTGGTGTATATGATAAAATCGGTCAATTTGCTGGAGCAGGATCAGCGGTGCCGGTGACAGGATTTGCAAATTCTATGGCGAGCGCTGCCTTAGAGCATAAGAGTGAAGGGATTGTTCTAGGGATTGCTACAAATATGTTTAAACTGGCAGGAAGTGTAATTGTATTTGGGGTTGTTGGTGCATATATCATTGGGTTAATAAGGTATACCTTTAAAGTTTTTATGTCTTAA
- the spoVAB gene encoding stage V sporulation protein SpoVAB, whose translation MIESGFVILIGLAGGIAVGSGYVAFLAVLGIIPRLAQLTRSGKHIQYFEWAVIAGTLTGAWCSLKNITFQTSQYWLVILGIFCGTFIGMLAAALTEVLNVLPILAKRVGVEGKIVVLLIAIVLGKVIGSLFHWIYFVK comes from the coding sequence ATGATTGAGTCTGGATTTGTTATTTTAATTGGTTTAGCTGGAGGGATTGCGGTAGGTAGCGGGTATGTCGCATTTTTAGCTGTACTTGGTATAATCCCCCGTTTAGCTCAATTAACGAGAAGTGGAAAGCATATTCAATATTTTGAGTGGGCAGTCATTGCAGGTACTTTAACAGGGGCTTGGTGTAGTTTGAAAAACATTACATTTCAAACATCGCAATATTGGCTCGTTATATTAGGGATATTTTGTGGCACGTTCATTGGAATGCTTGCTGCGGCATTAACAGAGGTGTTAAATGTTCTACCTATTTTAGCGAAACGAGTAGGGGTAGAGGGGAAGATTGTTGTTTTACTCATTGCTATTGTACTTGGGAAAGTAATAGGATCGTTGTTTCACTGGATTTATTTCGTAAAGTAG
- a CDS encoding stage V sporulation protein AA, with protein sequence MEQTIYIKMRNRLKVSPTYEVKLGDVAQLAGDSSVVELLQNEIVYKITAHDKTHVVIDVMKVIEIIQQKASHVQINLLGSGQTLVEIIYEKKKAHPVFFGLVWLLLFIGAALAIIYFHEDVSMQQVHQRLYYMITGEFNAQPLLFQIPYSLGLGLGMVLFFNHVFQKRINEEPSPLEVEMFQYQQSLDQYVIVNENKDNMKQLADD encoded by the coding sequence TTGGAACAAACGATTTATATTAAAATGCGCAATCGTTTAAAAGTTTCTCCTACTTATGAAGTAAAGCTGGGCGATGTTGCTCAACTTGCCGGAGATTCTTCTGTAGTTGAGTTGTTACAAAATGAGATAGTTTACAAAATAACAGCGCATGATAAGACGCATGTTGTAATTGATGTTATGAAAGTAATTGAGATTATTCAACAGAAAGCATCTCATGTACAAATTAATTTACTCGGTTCTGGACAAACTCTTGTTGAAATTATATACGAAAAAAAGAAGGCGCATCCAGTTTTTTTCGGGCTTGTATGGCTGTTACTTTTCATTGGAGCGGCCCTTGCGATCATTTATTTCCATGAAGATGTAAGTATGCAACAAGTACATCAACGGTTATATTACATGATTACTGGAGAATTTAATGCGCAACCACTTTTATTTCAAATTCCTTATTCTTTAGGTCTTGGCTTAGGGATGGTTTTATTCTTTAATCATGTATTTCAAAAGCGAATTAATGAAGAGCCAAGTCCGCTAGAAGTTGAGATGTTTCAATACCAACAGTCGCTTGATCAATATGTAATCGTTAATGAAAACAAGGATAATATGAAACAACTTGCCGATGATTGA
- a CDS encoding methionine/alanine import family NSS transporter small subunit, whose product MSGSAIMMMVIGIVVIWGGLALSIANLFKKKA is encoded by the coding sequence ATGAGTGGATCAGCGATTATGATGATGGTTATTGGAATCGTAGTCATTTGGGGAGGGCTTGCATTAAGTATTGCAAACTTATTTAAGAAAAAGGCATAA
- a CDS encoding sodium-dependent transporter, with protein METRQQWGTRAGFIFAAVGSAVGLGNIWRFPYTAYENGGGAFFLPYLFALLTTGISLLAFEFALGHRHRGSAPLTFFRISPRAEFIGWWQMCVTFIVSTYYAVIIAWSISYTYFAITGAWGKDTQSFLFKEYLHVADKPGQFGGLVPEVLIPLALVWIIVLGVAFKGVKKGIEVVNRIFIPLLVVMFLIIVVRAVTMEGAMQGLDAFFKPDWSRIFDGKVWLAAYGQIFFSLSLAFGIMITYSSYLPKNSDTTNNAFITGFANSGFELLAGIGVFAALGFMANNMGVPVDKVASAGIGLAFVVFPQIINELPMSPLFGVLFFLSLTVAGITSLISLAEVCFAAVSEKFSLSREKTIGIMGTLLVLVSLVFATRGGLMFLDVVDYFANNFGLITIALAEVVTIGLILRRLPVYQNHANFVSDIKLGTFWRVSLLVITPLMLGYMLIDGTIQNIKKNYGDYPTEFVVTYGWSIAAAFLIVAIIIGLKKWDAQIHSDSAKLEKEWKDRGVS; from the coding sequence ATGGAAACGAGGCAACAATGGGGAACGAGAGCTGGATTTATTTTCGCAGCGGTCGGATCTGCCGTTGGATTAGGAAACATATGGCGTTTTCCTTATACAGCGTATGAAAATGGCGGCGGGGCATTCTTTTTACCGTACTTATTTGCATTATTAACGACGGGTATTTCATTGTTAGCATTTGAGTTTGCTCTTGGTCATCGTCATCGTGGCTCAGCACCACTTACATTTTTCCGTATTAGCCCGCGTGCCGAATTTATTGGATGGTGGCAAATGTGCGTAACATTTATTGTTTCAACATATTATGCAGTGATTATTGCTTGGTCTATATCGTATACATACTTTGCAATTACTGGAGCATGGGGAAAAGACACGCAATCATTTTTATTTAAAGAGTACTTACATGTTGCAGATAAGCCAGGACAATTTGGAGGACTTGTACCGGAAGTATTAATTCCGTTAGCTCTCGTTTGGATTATTGTGCTTGGCGTTGCATTTAAAGGAGTTAAAAAAGGAATCGAAGTTGTTAACCGTATATTTATTCCTTTATTAGTTGTTATGTTCCTTATTATCGTCGTTCGTGCAGTGACGATGGAAGGTGCTATGCAAGGACTAGATGCATTCTTTAAACCAGATTGGAGTCGTATTTTTGATGGGAAAGTATGGCTTGCTGCTTATGGTCAAATATTCTTTAGTTTATCTTTAGCATTTGGAATTATGATTACGTATTCTAGTTATTTACCGAAAAACTCTGATACAACAAATAATGCCTTTATTACTGGATTCGCAAACTCAGGATTTGAATTATTAGCAGGTATTGGAGTCTTTGCAGCTCTTGGATTTATGGCAAATAATATGGGAGTACCGGTTGATAAAGTAGCAAGTGCTGGCATTGGACTTGCGTTCGTAGTATTTCCGCAAATTATTAATGAGTTGCCGATGTCACCGTTGTTTGGTGTATTATTTTTCTTATCGTTAACGGTTGCTGGAATCACATCACTTATTTCACTTGCGGAAGTATGCTTTGCCGCTGTATCTGAAAAATTCAGTTTAAGTCGTGAAAAAACCATTGGAATTATGGGAACCCTTCTCGTGTTAGTTTCTCTTGTTTTTGCAACACGTGGTGGACTTATGTTCTTAGATGTTGTCGACTATTTCGCTAATAATTTCGGATTAATTACAATTGCACTTGCGGAAGTAGTTACGATAGGGCTCATTTTACGTCGTTTACCAGTTTATCAAAATCATGCAAACTTTGTATCTGATATTAAATTAGGAACGTTTTGGAGAGTGAGTTTACTCGTTATTACTCCGCTTATGTTAGGGTATATGCTAATTGATGGTACAATCCAAAATATTAAAAAGAACTATGGAGATTATCCGACTGAGTTTGTTGTAACGTATGGTTGGTCGATAGCAGCAGCATTCCTCATAGTTGCAATAATCATTGGTCTGAAAAAATGGGATGCACAAATTCATTCGGACTCTGCCAAACTTGAAAAAGAATGGAAAGATCGAGGTGTTTCATAA
- the sigF gene encoding RNA polymerase sporulation sigma factor SigF, whose translation MDIEVKNEKKKPQLKDHELKALIQKSQDGDQQARDTIVQSNMRLVWSVVQRFLNRGYEPDDLFQIGCIGLLKSVDKFDLSFDVKFSTYAVPMIIGEIQRFLRDDGSVKVSRSLKETGNKIRKMRDELSKEFGRAPTINEVAEALELTPEEVVLAQEASRAPSSIHETVYENDGDPITILDQIADQSETKWFDKIALKEAIRELDERERLIVYLRYYKDQTQSEVAERIGISQVQVSRLEKKILKQMKDRIDE comes from the coding sequence ATGGACATAGAGGTCAAAAATGAGAAGAAGAAACCTCAGTTAAAGGACCACGAGCTAAAAGCGTTAATTCAAAAAAGTCAAGATGGAGATCAACAGGCGAGAGATACAATCGTTCAAAGTAATATGCGTCTCGTTTGGTCGGTTGTACAGCGGTTTCTTAATCGAGGATACGAACCAGACGATCTATTTCAAATTGGATGTATTGGGCTCTTGAAATCGGTAGATAAATTTGATTTATCTTTCGACGTGAAATTTTCAACATATGCAGTTCCAATGATTATTGGAGAAATACAACGTTTTTTACGTGATGATGGATCAGTGAAAGTTAGTAGGTCTTTAAAAGAAACAGGGAACAAAATTCGAAAGATGAGAGATGAGCTTTCGAAAGAGTTCGGAAGGGCTCCAACGATTAATGAGGTGGCAGAGGCGCTAGAACTAACGCCAGAGGAAGTTGTTCTAGCACAAGAAGCGAGCCGGGCGCCTTCATCTATACATGAAACTGTATATGAAAACGACGGTGATCCAATCACTATTTTAGATCAAATTGCAGATCAATCTGAAACGAAATGGTTCGATAAAATTGCTTTAAAAGAAGCGATTAGAGAACTAGATGAACGAGAGCGCTTAATTGTATACTTGCGTTACTATAAAGATCAAACACAGTCAGAAGTAGCAGAGCGCATAGGTATTTCGCAAGTACAAGTTTCAAGACTTGAAAAGAAAATATTAAAACAGATGAAAGATCGAATAGACGAATAA
- the spoIIAB gene encoding anti-sigma F factor has protein sequence MRNEMNLQFSALSQNESFARVTVAAFIAQLDPTMEELTEIKTVVSEAVTNAIIHGYEGNAEGIVYISVILEEAMVKLTIRDEGIGIFNLDEARQPLFTTKPELERSGMGFTIMENFMDEVEVISNESFGTTIHLTKYLSNSNALCN, from the coding sequence ATGAGAAATGAAATGAACCTTCAATTTTCAGCATTAAGTCAAAATGAATCATTCGCTCGCGTTACAGTGGCGGCTTTCATTGCACAACTAGATCCAACGATGGAAGAATTAACGGAGATCAAAACAGTTGTGTCAGAAGCGGTTACAAATGCAATTATTCATGGATACGAAGGAAATGCAGAAGGTATTGTTTATATTTCTGTAATTTTGGAAGAAGCAATGGTGAAACTCACGATTCGAGATGAAGGGATTGGAATCTTTAACTTAGATGAAGCGAGACAACCCCTTTTTACAACTAAACCTGAATTAGAGCGTTCCGGAATGGGATTTACTATCATGGAAAATTTTATGGATGAAGTAGAAGTTATTTCAAACGAATCTTTCGGGACAACAATCCATTTGACAAAATACTTATCAAATAGTAACGCTCTATGCAATTAA
- the spoIIAA gene encoding anti-sigma F factor antagonist, protein MSLSMQLEVKRDVLCVRLEGELDHHTAEELRTKVTDMIETHGVHHIVLSLENLSFMDSSGLGVILGRYKHVKGLGGEMVVCAISPPVKRLFEMSGLFKIVRLEESEAHALATLGVA, encoded by the coding sequence GTGAGTCTTTCCATGCAATTAGAAGTAAAACGTGACGTCCTATGTGTGAGACTAGAGGGTGAATTAGATCATCATACGGCTGAAGAGTTGCGAACGAAAGTAACAGATATGATTGAGACACATGGTGTTCATCATATTGTTTTGAGCCTAGAGAACTTATCGTTTATGGATAGTTCTGGTCTAGGTGTTATATTAGGCCGATATAAACACGTAAAGGGATTAGGTGGAGAAATGGTTGTTTGTGCAATTTCACCGCCTGTTAAGCGTTTATTTGAAATGTCGGGCTTATTCAAAATCGTTCGCTTAGAAGAAAGTGAAGCGCACGCGCTCGCGACGTTGGGGGTGGCATAG
- the dacF gene encoding serine-type D-Ala-D-Ala carboxypeptidase DacF, which translates to MKRVFGILVCFMLLLSGTSVSFAQSEKTKQEKTEETTPKLAEQASSAIVIEQDTGKVLFDKNPNEKLPPASMTKIMTMLLIMEQVEKGKLKLTDKVRASEHAASMGGSQIFLEPGEEMTVNEMLKGIAIASGNDASVAVAEHIAGSEEGFVNMMNKKAKDLGLKNTHFQNPTGLPAKDHYSTANDMAIMARELMKYPLIRKYTGKYEDYLREDTDKKFWLVNTNKLVRFYPGVDGVKTGFTTEAKYCLTASAQKNGMRVISVVMGAPTSKERNNEVTKLLDYAFGQYMTKKLYTRGEKIKTVQVGKGKKEKIDLVASDNVSLLMKKGESMDKVKQEVIAEKKVKAPIKKGDALGTLVIKKDKDVLLKQTIVAKEDVAAASWWELFKRSFGMFSTSK; encoded by the coding sequence ATGAAGCGAGTTTTTGGAATACTTGTTTGTTTCATGTTATTGCTTTCTGGAACTTCAGTGAGTTTTGCGCAATCTGAGAAAACGAAGCAGGAGAAAACAGAAGAAACAACGCCGAAGTTAGCGGAACAAGCGTCGTCAGCAATCGTAATTGAGCAAGATACAGGTAAAGTTTTATTTGATAAAAACCCAAATGAAAAATTACCACCTGCTAGTATGACAAAGATTATGACAATGCTTTTAATTATGGAACAAGTTGAAAAAGGAAAACTAAAACTGACCGATAAAGTTAGAGCGAGCGAACATGCAGCTTCAATGGGTGGATCGCAAATCTTTTTAGAACCTGGGGAAGAGATGACTGTAAATGAGATGTTAAAGGGTATTGCAATTGCATCTGGAAATGACGCATCTGTTGCAGTAGCTGAGCATATCGCAGGTTCAGAAGAAGGATTTGTAAATATGATGAACAAAAAGGCGAAAGATCTAGGGTTGAAAAATACACATTTTCAAAACCCAACAGGTCTTCCGGCCAAAGACCATTATTCGACAGCAAATGATATGGCTATAATGGCGAGAGAATTGATGAAGTATCCACTTATTCGTAAATACACAGGTAAGTACGAAGATTATTTACGTGAAGATACGGATAAAAAGTTTTGGCTCGTTAATACGAATAAGCTAGTACGTTTTTATCCTGGCGTAGATGGAGTAAAAACAGGTTTTACGACAGAAGCGAAATATTGTTTAACAGCATCGGCTCAAAAAAATGGCATGCGTGTCATTTCAGTTGTCATGGGAGCACCAACATCAAAAGAACGGAACAACGAAGTGACGAAGCTTCTTGACTATGCATTTGGACAATATATGACAAAGAAATTGTATACGCGCGGCGAAAAAATTAAGACAGTTCAAGTAGGAAAAGGGAAAAAAGAAAAAATAGATTTAGTTGCGTCAGATAATGTTTCTCTTCTTATGAAGAAGGGCGAGAGTATGGACAAGGTAAAACAAGAAGTAATTGCTGAAAAGAAAGTAAAAGCACCGATTAAAAAAGGTGACGCGCTTGGCACACTTGTTATTAAAAAAGATAAAGATGTTTTATTAAAACAAACAATTGTAGCAAAAGAAGATGTTGCTGCAGCGAGCTGGTGGGAGTTATTTAAAAGAAGTTTTGGGATGTTTTCAACATCAAAATAG